The segment AACGAATAAAAGAAATCATAACAAACAGAACGTAATAACAATGTTTTCGAGATGTGCTACGGAATTGTGCAATTTAGACGATGACAACAAGGGCTGCCAACTTACAGTGCTTTCagtctagcatggtgcgggtgacatttgatgcacgtttcgttttactcaaaaaaagtggCTGCGGTCTAAATAAATGGGTTATATTTCAGTAAGGGGGATAATATTTCGgttagtgtagggcgtcctgaggcacggtggacggatgaccttaagaggatcgctggcggcggatggatgcgaggggctgaagacagagtggactgctgtaggctgatgatgatgatggatatttcagttgtagcctgaatatgactggcgtatctaaatatttgaacataaagaactatatgttatacgaaataaacttaagctatccgatttttataatcaattaattaaattcaaagcacaattaagtgaaaaAACGTAATATACATGATGTAACGtaacgtttagtgatgggacctagtGGAttttgagttatatcggtacttattaattggtaagtaacgaatattgttgaaaactccgtttagccttacttaagtggcaaataatattccaacccgGGATTTCACTAGAATATTCTCATCAAATTTAGCGTAAATAAAATTAGAGTAATAATCtgattaattatgattaagattttatatttagttttatcgactcaagtttcgacactttgattctctcatcatcatcatcatcccagcctatatacgtcccactgctgggcacaggcctcctctcagaacaaggggGCTTTTGattctctagtcttgtgatattgacagctgtcacccgcacacAATGAAAGAACACGTAAGGTGTAAATAAACAAGCGATGACAGTAGGCTGCGTCATCATCAGCTAGAGCACTTCCACTGCTGAAAAAAGGCCCCTCCGAACGCCACAATAACCAACTTGCCCTCTACTACTATCAACCCTCGCCTTCAGCTCTGATGGATATAAAAATGTTTCCGCTAGTGACacttttaattcatttttgtGCAATCTACtatcttctctctctctctcgctacTTTTTGGAGCCTTGTCTTTTTCAAGTTCAAtaataatatctcaaaaacgtatgaactgattttaaataaacattgctAAAAACCACCGCTAGGAAACTCGATTTCACGTATTAAAACAGaattaaaatcggtccatccgtttgctATAGACAGACATAGACATTGGCGTCAGACTAAACACAACGATCTTTTTGCGCCGGCGTTAAAACGAAAAAGATACAAAAGCAGTCGAGTGTACATAATTCATACAACCAATTTCATCATCGACTTAACTTTCTACCCTCGCTTGCAGCTCGGGATGTAAACGTCCCTGAAGTGACGCAtttcataaattatttgtacaaTCTACCTACTATAATATTGTTTAGAGTTTAAAATAACTGAAGCAGCCCTGAGGTAGCCCTAATGGTGGTTTTCTATCTGCTCTATGTGTTCTATAATATCAGGAATCCGCGCCTGGCCCTTTACTAAGgtttgcaaaattcgaactttgtatcttgccgtcccgctcacgctaactatttaatacgagagtgaacgggacggtacgatacgaatttcgcagtagccccctTGTCTGATAAGGAAATTGAGGACGATTGAGGCAATTTGTTGCTCCGACCCCCAATGGATACTTTTAACAAGATCattttgatcatcatcatcccagcctatatacgtcccactgctgggcacaggcctccactcagaacaagagggcttgggccatagttcccacgcgggcccagtgcggattgggaacttcgcacgcaccattgaatcgcttcgcaggtttgtgcaggtatcctcacgatgttttccttcaccgcaaatctcgtggtaaatttcaaatgtaattccgcacatgaatttcgaaaaactcagaggtgcgagccggggttcgaacccacgaccctctgcttgagaggcgataggtcaaaccactaggccaccacggcttcgatcATTTTGATACGTATGGGAAATGTAACAAATTTCCAAACAATACAATCTGGACAATACATCTGGAGCCGATACTAGtctttacccacggcttcgcacacgtaaatcattacatCCAGCAGccgaattgaaatttcgggattttttaaaattcccgcggcaattccctaaaattaaatcgtggttttcattgacgttacactaaaaacaatcatgtcaaaatTCATgagtctaagcccagcggtcgTTGTTTGGAGATTTTGTTCCTATCCAGccgctcactcactcactcacaaactttcgtaacaaaatttacaaagaTTTATTATCTAAGATATTAGTGGACGTTACAGGAGACCGAAGATATGGCAGCTTCCTCGAACAAAGAATTGGTTTTTCATTCAAGAAggggaacgctgccagcatcatCGGAACCTTGCCAAAAGGGTCTggctttttagttttagttccttttttgttttatgtaaatatgtTAAGTTTAGGatggttttatatttatttaattttcattaactgTTTTCTATTGTATTTGTTAACtaccaagtaaaaaaaaatacatacaatttaagttcttttaaggcagtcgggttttctattattttatttgtaagaataagTTACTGTATTAACATGTATTTAGCTAATTAATTGATATACTTACGGGAGCTAAATTCTCGTAGATGGaatattttattgctatttaatcAGATAGCCGCTTATAAGCTACATCctactaaaatatttacttatgaaATTAGGTAAcagtaatttgttattttttttaaatcaaaatttggACGGCCATCTTTCAAAAGGTATGCCAATTGCGAAAATTTGCGCAAAATGGCGAAAGCAATGAggttcctttttagggttccggggccaaaatagcaaaaaaggaacccttatagtttcgccatgtctgtctatctgtctgtctgtccgtccgtggctttgctcagggactatcatagctagaaagctgtgattttgcacggatgtatatataaactatgccgacaaaatgttacaataaaaaaataaaaatatatatattttaagggtacctcacatagacgtaaagtgggggtaattttttttctaatgcaaccttatatagtgtggggtatcgttggataggttttttaaaaccattaggggtttgctaagacaatttttagattcagtgatatgtttgcaaaatattcaactttaaagtgcaaattttcataaaaatcgagcccccccccccccctctaaattcAAAACGGGtgggtggattttttttaaaattcaggatggtagtaagtatatcaaacttacaaggaaaacaataacggctaagtttgcttgagaattattagtaggttaagagtaaataacagcctaaggtataaaattttgaacatgaaactaccgtgagactcactcatattaaatataatgacccgcaaatccgaagacgaagggcgacggattagcccaaaacatgtcgagctaaactcgatttaagacgtgagttatccgagtcattataattatttaataaggtataaaatatacctaaacttggaagattttgtataaaacacgaaatccttagaaaaatattacttaattttttcgtaatggctacggaaccctatcttgggcgtgtccgacacgctcttggccggttttagagATAGCTGCCGCCCGCAGAGATTATAAAGTTCGATGTATTCATACTGTACAATAAAACATCATTGGAAaggagacatttttttttcatcttacATTTTCAAACACAATTAGGGTCATTATTTGGCTTAAGAATGAACAAGTTAGTTTTATCAGAATAAACCATGTTATAACCACCATCAAATGTTAACCCAAGGACTGTATCATCCAAAATCTTCTCCATTACATTCGTATTTCTACTGATAGCGTATACACCAGAGGAACCAGCATAAGCGTAGACATCACCCACTTGGTTAATAACCAGACCATCAACCAAACCTTTCGATTCTTTATAGTACACAGCTTTTTGACTACCTATCTTTTGTCTATACAAACCAGTATCATTtgcaatatatatattatcataatcatcaatTACTAATTCTCTAACTTGATTTGTTTCTAAATCTTTAAATTTAGACGCTACACCATTTTCCATtatgaaaagataaaaattgGGATCCGTTGCGTAATAGATGATGTCAGATTTGACGAATAACATGTAAGCATATGAAGCTATGTTGGAATCCTTAGCGGAGCATAACTCGGGCCTGTTAGTGTTCTTGTTGTATCTGTAGAAGCCGCCAGTTGATTGGATGTACACGTTATTTGTTTTTGCATCAACAGCCGTTTCCCCATGAATATATTCAATACTTATAAATGAATTTGATGATAAGGTATTTGATAATTGAATTTGTTGATATTCAACTCCACTTATAGTTTCAAATTCGTTGTTGTTTAGATTGAATTTACCAAATAACACAGAGTATACATTTTTATCACTGCGATAGCTAAAAAAGAGAGTGTTAGTGCTGCTATCGTAGCTTAGAGACGCCGCTGAATTGAGGTTCGTTTTAAGAACTTCTCTGATCTGATTGACACCATTGACTTTGAATACAGGACCCTTGCAACCACTTTGTTGTCCAAAGACGGAACCCAGGACTGCTATGAGGCAGAATAAAACTTGTAGATTCATAGTTACCTGAAACAACGGATTTCTTTAAAATTGATGATTATATTAGTCCCATTAATCatcgcaggtttttgcaggtttcctcacggtgttttccttcgccgtaaagctcgaagtaaatttcaaatggtaatttcgcacgtgaatttataaatacttagaGGTGCAtactggggtttgaacccacgatcctctgctcgagataccataggtcaaaccactaagccaccacagCTTTGtagtgtgttaagttcccaatccgcactgggcccgcgtgggaactacggcccaagcctcctcattttgagaggaggcctgtgcccagcattgggacgtatataggttgggacgATGATAATATTAAAAGCGTGAAATTATGTGAGTACGTGCTTGCGTGTGTAGAGAAAGaggaacataaataaaaaacatccaagacccgagaacaaacattcgtattcatcatcccagcctatatacgtcccactgctgggcacaggcctcctctcagattaagagggcttgggccatagttcccacgcgggcccagtgcggattgggaacttcacacacaccattgaattgcttcgcagatttgtgcaggtttactcacgacgttttccttcaccgcaaagctcgtggtaaaattcaaatgtaattccgcacatgaatttcgaaaaagtcagaggtgcgagccggggtttgaacccacgaccctctgcttgagaggcgataggtcaaaccactaggccaccacggctttttttaacaacattcgtattattcatacaaatgtagtcaggttctctaacttggccatccagtcgtcgaAAATGAAGaggctctctctctctctctctctctctctgtctctacGGACGGACTAgcgtttgcccgcggcttcgcccgcgtggaattcggttatcgcgcgctgttccctcgggaactgtgcattttccaggataaaaattagcctatgtcactctctggcccatacaCTATcactatgtcaaaaatcacgtcaatccgtagctccgtttcgacgtgaaaggcggacaaacatacaaacacacacactttcgcatttgtaatattattactatggatgtgggaatgagggtggattactgtttgaatgatttgatgtaaacgagcgaccgaatgactgaagactaatgtggagtgaatgagacgagcgaatgagttGAAGAGTgcgagttacgatcgggtgagcctacgtgctagttgtGTTTTCTGTTCTTTGCTATTTAACGtattccatttaatttttttaataaactttttcttactttatttcgaaaagtttgttttccttcgcacgatcccacatttttgggggctcgtccgggatcagaaggaaaaaattaaatcgtggataCGACGACGGACTGGTGTGCTACGTGGTGTAACGAGGcggttacattttttgttacgGCGGTTGCCATTTACGACGGGCGACCGAAATAACAGCGACGACGAGTTTCTGCTGGCTTCTGAAGTAAGACGGTGGCTTCTGAGCGGCAAGAAACTGCACATCAGCAAGATGCGAGCGGATAAGGTGTACGACGAGGCAGCTAGCGAGGCTCCGAGTGGAGGTGTGGATGAGGCACCGAGACTCAAGCTCCAAACGACGAATACGACGACGACGACTGCAAGGGCAACTGACGTGATGATGACGTACGACGGTAGTGAAAGCCTGCAGTACATTGACGACCTAGTCAGTAAATTTAGTGCGCAAGATGAGATGTACAGCGTTACTAAATTTATCGACGACATCGAAGAAAACGCGACGATATTTGGGTGGACGCCCTTACAACAATTAATTGTTGCCAGGCGCAGTATGACGGGCACCGCAGCGCTCTGGCTCCAAGCGGAGCGACCGTTTAAGTCGTGGGACGAGTTAAAATACGCGCTAAAGAAAGAATTCCCTGACACGATGGATATAAAGGCGATTCACGAGTTGATGGCGGCGCGTAAAAAGAAGGTAGACGAGAGTTGCCTTGACTACCTACTTACGATGCGCGAGTTGGGCAAAAGAGGAAAAATGCCAGACTATGTGACAATACAGTATATTGTCGACGGGATAGAAGATGTTGAAACCAACAAAATGATGTTATACGGCGTTACAACATATAACGACTTAAAGGAGAAGCTCAGAATATATGACATTATCAAGAGTAAGATGGTACCTACGCATTTGCTACAAGACGTGACGAAAACCCGGCCCAAACCAGTTTACTCGAGCTATAGCTGTGAAGAAAGAGAAAATCATGTGTCCAGTGTGTGCCCGAACGAAGAAATTGTTGCGAAGTGTTACCAATGTAGCCAATTCGGTCACATATCGGCACACTGTGCATCAACGATATCGAGCGAAGCAGCTGACGTGAAACATGATGGCGGCGGCGCGGACGGAAATCGAGCGGCGAGCTTGTTCGTACAAACCGTCGGTCACATTCACTCGAACGAACGGAACGAAGAATGTCTTCGGAACGAGGTGACCGGGAACGACATAGACATGGCGGCGAAGATGGCGGCAATGACAGCGACAGACGTCAGATGTCACACCAATGACGTTGACAGTTGTGACAGTAGCTCAAGCAGTTGTGATCGAACTCGAGATGAAAACATCGATCGGAAGCCGACGAAGACAATGTTATGTGATCGAAGTGTAAACGCGATAATGGACTTCAACAGTGACGTGAACCGTGTGTCGGAAGACTGTTACCAGTCGTTAGGCGCGCAGGGTAACAAAAAGTGTGAACTGTTGTTGACGGGGCTCGGTGCGACCCGTGTTTTATCGCCGGGATACGTAAAGACGGACATCCTAATAGACGACGAGTGCTTCGGAGTGGTGCCAGCGATGAAGCACCACGCGAGTTACCTCCATAGTTACTTAGTGTTAAAGGCGCAGACTGTCAGAGGgtgtataaaaaaagtgtttaccTACTGGTGTGGTGTAAAGTTTAAGATGGTTACAGACCATTGTTATGGTTTTCTTTGCACTTATGTTACTGGTATGGTGTaaaattgaaaactgttttttccTTAAAGATGTTtagttgtacctacttactaagaTTGGTAAGCTATTTTTATAGCATAAGATGTGTTATTGTAATGATGGCTTATAGCACACATGTTCTAGGATTAAGGTGTACCTAGGTTAAGA is part of the Choristoneura fumiferana chromosome 29, NRCan_CFum_1, whole genome shotgun sequence genome and harbors:
- the LOC141444159 gene encoding ommochrome-binding protein-like, with amino-acid sequence MNLQVLFCLIAVLGSVFGQQSGCKGPVFKVNGVNQIREVLKTNLNSAASLSYDSSTNTLFFSYRSDKNVYSVLFGKFNLNNNEFETISGVEYQQIQLSNTLSSNSFISIEYIHGETAVDAKTNNVYIQSTGGFYRYNKNTNRPELCSAKDSNIASYAYMLFVKSDIIYYATDPNFYLFIMENGVASKFKDLETNQVRELVIDDYDNIYIANDTGLYRQKIGSQKAVYYKESKGLVDGLVINQVGDVYAYAGSSGVYAISRNTNVMEKILDDTVLGLTFDGGYNMVYSDKTNLFILKPNNDPNCV